The Pan troglodytes isolate AG18354 chromosome 8, NHGRI_mPanTro3-v2.0_pri, whole genome shotgun sequence genome window below encodes:
- the KNDC1 gene encoding kinase non-catalytic C-lobe domain-containing protein 1 isoform X3 encodes MQAMDPAAADLYEEDGKDLDFYDFEPLPTLPEDEENVSLADILSLRDRGLSEQEAWAVCLECSLSMRSVAHAAIFQSLCITPDTLAFNTSGNVCFMEQLSDDPEGAFVPPEFDVTGNTFEPSAATMNPGSRHSSPHLGS; translated from the exons ATGCAGGCCATGGACCCGGCCGCGGCGGATCTCTACGAGGAGGACGGCAAAGACCTGGACTTCTACGACTTCGAGCCGCTGCCCACCCTCCCCGAGGACGAG GAGAACGTGTCTCTGGCTGACATCCTCTCCCTGCGGGACCGTGGCCTCAGCGAGCAGGAAGCCTGGGCCGTGTGCCTGGAGTGCAGCCTGTCCATGCGGAGCGTGGCCCACGCCGCCATCTTCCAGAGCCTGTGCATCACGCCCGACACCCTGGCCTTCAACACCAGCGGGAACGTGTGTTTCATGGAGCAGCTCAGCG ACGACCCTGAGGGTGCCTTCGTTCCCCCCGAGTTCGACGTGACCGGGAATACCTTTGAG CCGTCAGCAGCCACCATGAATCCTGGGAGCCGCCACAGTAGTCCTCACCTTGGTTCGTGA
- the KNDC1 gene encoding kinase non-catalytic C-lobe domain-containing protein 1 isoform X2 — translation MQAMDPAAADLYEEDGKDLDFYDFEPLPTLPEDEENVSLADILSLRDRGLSEQEAWAVCLECSLSMRSVAHAAIFQSLCITPDTLAFNTSGNVCFMEQLSDDPEGAFVPPEFDVTGNTFEDLVRSADST, via the exons ATGCAGGCCATGGACCCGGCCGCGGCGGATCTCTACGAGGAGGACGGCAAAGACCTGGACTTCTACGACTTCGAGCCGCTGCCCACCCTCCCCGAGGACGAG GAGAACGTGTCTCTGGCTGACATCCTCTCCCTGCGGGACCGTGGCCTCAGCGAGCAGGAAGCCTGGGCCGTGTGCCTGGAGTGCAGCCTGTCCATGCGGAGCGTGGCCCACGCCGCCATCTTCCAGAGCCTGTGCATCACGCCCGACACCCTGGCCTTCAACACCAGCGGGAACGTGTGTTTCATGGAGCAGCTCAGCG ACGACCCTGAGGGTGCCTTCGTTCCCCCCGAGTTCGACGTGACCGGGAATACCTTTGAG GATTTGGTCCGTTCTGCTGATTCCACCTGA